ATCTGCGGTTGGACGTCGGCGGGTTGGTCGTCGTATCCGTCCAGGGCCGCAGATCGTTATTTCGATTTTCGAATCGAATACGCGAATCGAGGCCGATATTGAGCCAGTCGATCCCCTCGAATTCCTTATAGGTCTTGCCGAGATTGCGAACGTAAGGCGGAATGTCGGGCTGCGGCTCGAGGCGATAGCCGCGCGTCGGAACGTAATAGCTCTTCTTTTCTTCGGGCTTGGAGGCCGCGCCTTTGCCGTCTGCGGACGTCGCGGCGGCGCCCTTCCCCGCTTTCGCGTCCTTGCCGGCCTTCGCCGCGTCGGGCTTGGCGGCGACGGAGGCTGCGTTTTTCTCAGCGCTCTGTGCGAAGACCGGCGAAACCGCGCCGGCGACGAGAAGCGCGCCGAGCGCGACGGAGCCCATCCAATCTTTGTTTGAACGTAAGGTCATCACCCCAGCCCTTGTGAATTCGGTATGTAACCTGTTTACATGACGCTAACTGGCGGCAGCAGCGCCGCTCAAGACAAAATTCTAGGCAATGCTTGGTTTGGCATGTTTCGTTGCAGAAACATCACACATAACCTTTCGTCTCATCCGAGACGATTCAGAGCTCCGCCCATCCGTTTCACGAACCCGTTTTCGTCTTGCAAAGAACGGTTTCGACGGATTCAATCAAACGCGAAGCTACTGGTTATGTCCAGCGAGTTAATAGACTAACTTCACTTTGAGCGCCGGCCGTTGCAGTCATGTCACATATGAGCGACGCGCAATTGATGGACGCTCATTTGCGCAGGACGAAGAAGAGCCGCGGATAGCGGAGCAGGACTTTGCCGTTTGGCTGGCGCGGATAGGCCTGCGCGAGGCGCTCACGATAGCGCGCCAGGAAATCGACGGTTTCGTCCGGATTCAGCAGATCGAGAAACGGACGCAGGCCCGAGCCCTCGAACCATTCGACGACGCCTTCGGGTCCGTCGAGCGGATGGATATAGACCGTCTTCCAAATGTCGATCTCACCGCTGAGCGGCGCGAAAATATCATAATATTCTTCGGGCTGGCCGATGACGGTCAGCGACTTCGCGACCGGAACGAGACGATCCGCCCAGGGACCGTCGGCGGCCACCATTCGCATCGCGGCGTGCGACGGCTCATAGGTATTGTCGGGCATCTGCACAGCGAGACGTCCGCCCGGACGCAGCGAGCCGAGCAAGCGTTCGATCACGCTGCGATGATCGCGCAAAAAATGCAGCGTCGCATTTGCGAAGATGACGTCGGCGGGGGCCGGCGGCTCCCAATGCGCAATGTCCTCTTTCACGAAGGTCGCCGCCGGCACGCGGATACGCGCAACAGCGAGCATGTTGTCGGACATGTCGACGCCGACGGTTTCGGCGCCCGGGAAGCTGCGCGTGAGAAGCTCCGTGCTGTTGCCCGGACCGCAACCAAGATCGAAAACACGCCGCGTCTCGCAATAGGGAATGCGCGCAAGGAGGTCGCGCGCGGCGCGCGTGCGCTCCTCCTCGAACTTCAGATAAAGGTCCGAATCCCAATCGCGCGCCGCGCTTGGAATCAATTCGGCGTCGATCAAATGCCCTCCCCCACGTCGAGATAGCCGGCCGCCTCACTCGCCGGGAAGATGCGCGCCTTCGAGAGCGACAGCGGCACGCGGTCGCCGAGCGCCGCGGCGCTCTCCAGCGGCGAATCAATTTCGAGCGTCTGATCATAGCCGTCGATCGCAATCGTGGCGCGCACGCCCGCGGGAGTGCGCCGCAGGCTCTCCACGCGCCCCTCCAATTCGCCCGCGCCTTCGGCGGCGACCGCGATGTCGGCGGGACGGAAAAAGACCCGCGCGGGACCATTGTGCAGGCCATGCGTATCGATATGCAGCTGGCGCCCGCCGAAGGTGACATGGCCGTCTCCGACCATGACGGGAAGCGCGACCGCCTCGCCAACGAAAGAGATCACGAAAGGCGACGCCGGCTGATCGTAGAGCTGCGCCGGCGTTCCGACCTGCTCGATCCCTCCCTGATTGAGCACGACGACGCGGTCGGCGAGCTCCATGGCTTCGTCTTGATCGTGGGTGACGAAAATCGTCGTCAAACCGGTTTCCTTGTGCACTTCACGCAGCCAGCGGCGAAGATCCTTGCGAACGCGGGCGTCGAGCGCGCCAAAGGGCTCGTCGAGCAGCAGCACGCGCGGCTCGATGGCGAGCGCGCGCGCGAGAGCGACGCGCTGACGCTGGCCGCCTGAAAGCTGCGCCGGATAGCGCGAACCGAGGCCGTCGAGCTGCACGAATTGCAGCAGCTCCTCGACCCGCACGGCGATGGCGTCGCGCGACGGGCGCGAGCGGCGCGGGCGCACATTGAGGCCGTAGGCGATGTTGTCGGCCACCGTCATATGCTTGAAGAGCGCATAGTTCTGAAAGACGAAGCCGACGCGGCGGTCCTGCACGGGAAGCCGCGTCGCGTCCGTCCCGTCGAAATAAACATGGCCGCGATCGGGCGTGTTCAGACCCGCGATCACGCGCAACAGCGTCGTCTTTCCAGAGCCCGACGGCCCGAGCAGCGCGACAAGCTCGCCGGGTTGAATGTCGAGAAAGACGTCGCGCAGCGCCGGAAAATCTCCGAAATCCTGCTCGACGCCCTCGACGCGGATGGCGAATCCGTGCGCCGCCACGTCAGTGCTTCCGGCCGCGTGCGGAGAGCGCGTCGGCGTGCCGCCATTCGAGGAAGGTTTTGACCCCAAGCGTAACGAGCGCCAGGCTTGCAAGGAGAACCGCGAGGGCGAAAGCGGCGACGTTGTTGTACTCATTGTAGAGAATCTCCACCTGAAGCGGGATCGTGTTGGTCAGGCCGCGAATGTGGCCGGAAACGACGGAGACGGCGCCGAACTCGCCCATTGCGCGGGCGTTGCACAGAAGCACGCCGTAAAGCAGGCCCCATTTGATGTTGGGCAGCGTCACGGTGCGGAAGGTCGTGAAGCCCGACGCGCCGAGCGTCAGCGCCGCCTCTTCCTCGACGCTGCCCTGCTCCTGCATCAGCGGAATGAGTTCTCGCGCGACGAAGGGAAAGGTGACGAAGACGGTCGCCAGCACGATCCCCGGCACGGCGAAGATGATCTGCAGACCATGCGCGGCGAGCCAGCCGCCCAGCAAGCCTTGCGAACCGTAGAGCAGCACATAGACAAGGCCGGCGACGACCGGGGAGACGGAGAATGGCAGATCGATCAGCGTGATCAGCAGGCTCTTTCCGGGAAAGGAGAACTTCGCGATCGACCAGGCCGCCGCGATCCCGAAGATCAGATTGGCCGGCACGGCGACCGAGGCGACCATGAGCGTCAATGCGATCGCCGCGCGCGCGTCGGGCTCCTCGAAAGCTTCGAAGAAGGCGCCGGCGCCCTTGGCCGCCGCTTCGACGAAGACCACCGCCAACGGCGCGAAGAGAAAGAGCGACAGAAACGCCACGGCGACGGCGATCAGCAAGTAGCGGGCGAAGGTCGAGTCCTGCGTGACGGACGCGGCCTTTCTTCCCGGGCGGGCGAGCGGCAAGAAGCCGCGCACTGTATCAGACATGTCCGTATCTCCTGCGGCTCCATGCCTGCGCGAGATTGATCGCCAGCAATGCGGCAAAGGAGAAGGCGAGCATGATGGTTGCGATGCCGGTGGCGCCGGCGACGTCATATTGCTCGAGCTTCACGACGATAAGCAGCGGCGCGATCTCCGAAACGTAAGCGATATTGCCGGCGATGAAGATCACCGAACCATATTCGCCGATGGCGCGCGCGAAGGCCAAAGCGAAACCCGTCAGCAGCGCCGGAACGAGCGGCGGCAGCAGGACGCGCACGACAGTTTGCAGACGGGCCGCGCCAAGCGTCGCCGAAGCTTCCTCGAGCTCCACTTCGAGCTCCGAAATGATGGGCTGCACCGTGCGCACCACGAAGGGCAGGCCGATGAAGATCAAAGCGACGAGAATGCCCCAGCGCGTATAGGCGATCTTGATGTCGTATCGCGCCAGCGCCTCGCCAAACCAGCCATTCGGCGCATAAAGCGCGGCGAGCGATATGCCCGCCACCGCCGTCGGCAGCGCGAAGGGCAGATCGACGAAAGCGTCGAGCAGCCGCCGGCCGAAAAAATCATAGCGCGTGAGAACCCACGCCACGACGAGGCCGAAGACGAGATCGACCACCGCCGCGCCGAAGGAAATGAGAAAGGTCGTGCGCAACGCTGCGGCGACGCGCGGCTCCATGGCGATCTGATACAGGCCAGAAAGGCCCAATTCAGACGAGCGCCAGATGAGCGTCGCCAGCGGGATCAGCACCACGAGCGCAAGATAGAACAGCGTGTAGCCGAAGGTGAGGCCGAAACCGGGAATAACGCTCGGCGCCGTAAAGCGCCGAGCGTCTCGTCCCGCGACAGTCGAGGAGGTCACGTCGCAGGCTCTTATTTTTGAATGTCGTCGAATACGCCGCCGTCGGCGAAGAACTTCTTCTGCGCCGCGGACCAGCCGCCGAAAGCCTTATCGACGGTTACGAATTCGATCTTGGGAAGATTTTTCAGATCGTCCTTGGCAGCGTGCTCGGGATGCGCCGGACGATAGAAGTTCTTGGCGATGATCGCCTGCGCCTCAGGCGTATAGAGGAAGTTGAGATAGGCTTCGGCCAGCTTCCGGTTGCCCTTTGCGTCGGCGTTGCCGTCGACGATCGCGACCGGCGGCTCGGCGAGAATCGACAGCTTCGGCGCGACGATTTCGAATTTGTCGGCGCCGAACTCCTTCAGCGCGAGGAAGGCCTCGTTCTCCCAGGCGATCAGGACGTCGCCCAGCCCGCGCTGGGCGAAAGTGATGGTCGAGCCGCGCGCGCCCGTGTCCAGGACCGGCGCGTTCTTGTAGATCGCCTTGACGAATTCTTTCGTCTTGCCTTCGTCGCCGCCGAACTTCTTGAGGCCGAAGGCCCAGGCCCCGAGGAAGTTCCAGCGCGCGCCGCCCGACGTCTTGGGATTGGGCGTGATGACGGCCACGCCCGGCTTGGCGAGATCGTCCCAATCCTTGATCGCCTTCGGATTGCCTTTGCGGACGAGGAAAACGATCGTCGACGTATAAGGCGACGAATTGTTCGGCAGGCGCTTTTGCCAATCCGCCGGAATCTTGCCCGTCTTGTTCGCGATGGTGTCGATGTCGGCGGCGAGCGCCAGCGTCACGACATCGGCCCCGAGGCCGTCGATGACGGCGCGCGCCTGCGCGCCCGATCCCGCATGCGACGCCTGAACCTCGACCGCCTCGCCCGTCTTGCTTTTCCAACTCGCGGCGAAAGCAGGATTGATCTGCTTATACAGCTCGCGCGTCGGATCATATGACACGTTCAAGAGGGGCTGACCCGCCTGAGCGGAAGCCCCCCATACGGCGCCGATCGCAACGCCCGCGAACGATACGGCGCGCAAAATCGACCTCAGCCGCCCCCGACCCTGATGCATATGCCATACTCCATTTATCAGACTGATAAATTCTATAGCTTCAATAGACTATTTGGCAAGCAATATTTCCCACGCTGAAAGCGCGCCGGATTTATCCACAGCTTTACTCGATGAATCTGGTCACATCCGAAAGGGAGATGGCCACGACGCCGTCCGCCGCGACGCGGCCGCGGCAGTATTTTTCGCTTGCGACGGCTTCCAGCGCGCCTCGGTCCGACTCGAATTGCGAACGCAGTTCTTCCTCTTCGGCCTGATCATCGGCCTCGAGGGCGTCGTCAGCGACAAAGACGCGGACCGTCTGCTGCGTTCCCGCGACCCGCATCGCGAAAGAGAAGCCGTTCATCTCACGAACGACTTCACAATCAATTGCTTCCAGTGGCATCGGCGCTCGCCTTGCTTCCGTTTAAGAAAGTTAAGTGCGCGAAACGCCGTTATGTTCCGTCCTGCTTTCGCGCCGCGCGCCTCAGGCGGCGTCCATGGCGCAGCGGTCATTGACGTCGTCAGAGGATTGCAGGCCGATCCAGCGACCGACCGCCGCCGGATCAAACCCGGCCTCGCAATGATCGCCGACGCGCATCAGGGGACGCCGGATCAGACCGGGGTCCATGATCATCATCATGATGGCTTCCTGCGGATTGACGGCGTCGGGCTTCACTTCTCCCGATTTCACGCGCGGCGAGGCCGCGTTGAACCATTCCGGCACGGGTTTGGAGCCGAAATAGGGACGCAGGCTGGACGCGCACCAAGGCTCGGTCAGAAGATTTCGGGAATCGACCTGGTGGCCGGAGGCGAGAAGCAAGGCCTTTTGCTTGGCGTTGCTGGCGCAGCCGGGCTTTTCGTAAAAGATGACGTTAGCCATGGGCACCCTCATCTCGTGAGACGGCGATATGGAAAGCGCCTATCGCCTGACGCATTCTACAGCGTAATTGTGCAATGCGGCGCCCGAATGAAATGCACGGCCATAGGCGCCGCGCCGTATTTTCTCGCATTCTGCCCAAGGCTTGGGAAAAGGCGGGATTGATCAGCGCGTCAGCGCCCAGACGATGGAGACGCGCTCGGCGACGCGTTGCGCGCCCGGCCGCAGCGGCGCGGGAGCGGCGGCGGGGGCCGCCGCGGCGATGCGGGCCGCCATTGCTGGGACCGGCCCAGATTCATCCTGCGGGCGAATCTCGATGATCCGGCCCAAACGCAGACCGGCCGCCTCGGCATAGATGCGCGCGCGCCGCTCGGCGTCTTTCACCGCCTTTGCGCGCAATTCGTCCCGCTTCTTGTCGAGGTCGGAATGGTCGTAATCCACGCCCTCGACGCTGTTCGCGCCCTTGTCGATCACGCGCCCGATGACGTCGCCAGCCTTCTCCACCGGCGTGACTGTGACCGCCAGACTGTTGCTGGCTCGAAATGTCTGCACGGTCCTCGACTTGCCCTTGGGATCACGCTCCTCGGCCGCGACCGGCGCGAGCGACACGCCCTGCGTTTGCATGTCGGCGTCCGGCACGCCCGCCGCCTTGAGTTCTGCGATGATGGCGTCGACCGTGTGGGCGTTGTCGGTGGAAGCGGCGATCGCCGTCGGCCGTTCGGTCACGACGCCAAAGCGCAGGATCGCCCGATCCGGAGCCACTTCCTCGATCGCCTCGCCGACCACGGTCACATTGGAGACCGAATCTTTCAGCGACTCCGCCCGGGCGGCGGCGGCGGCGAAGAGAAGAGACAGTGCGAGGAAAACACGAATCATGGCATATCCTTGATCCTGCGGTCGCAAGCCGCAAAAGCGCCAGCTTGCGGCTTTAGCAGGGCGCAATCATACAGAAACAGAGCGCGATCGTCCCGCGCGTGGCGAACAGGCCTCATGCCCCTTCTTTACCACTACCCGCTTTGCCCCCATTCGCGCTTTGTGCGGCTGATTCTCGCTGAATACGGAATTGGCGCCGAATTGATCGAGGAGCGCGCCGCCGACCGCCGGCCGGAGTTCCTGGCGCTCGATCCCGCCGGGCGCACGCCGGTCCTCATCGATGACGACGGCGCGATCGTGCCGAGCGCCGTCATAGCGGAATATCTCGACGAAGCTTTCGGCCCCGCGCGGGGCGCCCAGCGTCTCCTGCCCGAGGAAAAGCGCGCCCGCATCGAGACGCGGCGCCTCGTCGACTGGTTCAACGTCAAATTTTTTGAAGAAGTCACCGGTTGGCTCGTGACCGAGAAGGTCTATAAGCGCTTCTCGCCGCAGGGCGGCGCGCCGGACATGGATCTGGTTCGAGTCGCGCGCGCCAATATCCGCCATCACATGCGCTATATCGGCTATCTCACCTCGACCCGGAACTGGCTCGCCGGAGACCGGCTGTCCTACGCCGACTTCGCGGCGGCGGCGCATCTCTCCTGCGCCGATTATCTTGGCGACGTGCCGTGGGACGAAGACGAGTCGGCGAAACATTGGTATCAGCGCGTCAAGTCCCGCCCGGCCTTCCGCCCGCTCCTCGCCGACCGCGCGCCCGGCATGACGCCGGGACCGGTCTATGCGGAGCTGGATTTTTAGGATCCCAAACATGCGCCGCCCGGTCGCTCTTACCCGGCGTTAACCGTCATTTGGCACCCTCATAAACAAATCATTAGCTCAATGAGGGACGCATGCGGCGCTTCCCATTCCTCTCGGTCCGCCGGCTTGTCGCGCATCCGGTCGTCCAGGGCGTCTCGAGTCAGTTTTCGGCGCGCTCCGCAGTCGCCGGGCTTTGCTTCTTCCTGATCGCGACGGCCGCCGACCGCCAGATGGACGCCGCCTATCGGCAATCGATCGTCAAGGAAGGCCGCTACAGCCTCGTAGAGTCGCTCGCCCGGCCCTGGCACGCGCGAGACCTGCGCGTCGGATGGACGAAGAACGGCGCCTATGTCGCCCTCTTGGATTACGCCGCGCTCGAAACCTTTGCTTTAGGCGGCTTCACGCTGTCGTTCCTCGCCTTTCTGACGCCCGCCGCATGGCTCGCGCTCGCCTATCTCAAAGCCAGGGAGGCCAACGACGTTGCGGAGAGCGAGCCCTCCGACGCCGTGCATGCCGACGGCGCGACGCCGGCTTCTCCCCTGGTCGAAAGCCTCAATCATTGAACGGCCGGGCGCTATAATCGCCCCTCATGGACACTAAAGGCGTCATCCGCGCGAAAGGCGCCATCCGCGCGCGCGCGCTTTCTCTCGGCTTCGACGCCTGCCGCTTCGCCTCCGCCGAGGCCGATCCGCTGCAGGCCGAGCGGCTGCGCGAATGGCTCGACATCGGCGCGCATGGCGACATGGCCTGGATGGCCGAGACGGCGGAGCGCCGCGCCGCGCCGGGAGCGCTCTGGCCGGATGTTCGATCCGTGGTCATGCTGGGCATGAATTACGGCCCCGCCGATGACCCGCTCGCCGCTCTCGACAGGCGCGGCGCCGGCGCGATTTCCGTCTACGCCCGCAACCGCGATTATCACGACCTCATAAAGGGCCGCCTGAAAGAGCTCGCCGCCTTCATCATTAAGCGCGCGGGCGGCGGCGATGTGAAGGTCTTCGTCGACACCGCGCCGGTGATGGAGAAGCCGCTCGCGCAAAGGGCGGGACTCGGCTGGCAGGGCAAACACACAAATCTGGTCTCCCGCGAATTCGGCTCCTGGCTGTTTCTCGGCGCAATCTTCACGGATATCGCGCTCGACCCGGACCCGGACGAGCGGGACCATTGCGGCTCCTGCCGCAACTGCCTGGAGGCCTGTCCGACGCAGGCCTTCGTCGCGCCCTATCAACTCGACGCGCGCCGCTGCGTCTCCTATCTGACGATCGAGCATAAGGGCCCGATCCCGCGCGAATTCCGGCACGCGATCGGCAACCGGATCTATGGCTGCGACGACTGTCTCGCTGTCTGCCCCTGGAATAAATTCGCGCAGGCTTCCCGCGAGGCGAAGCTTGCTCCGCGCGCCGATCTTGAAAGCCCGCCGCTCGCTGAGCTGGCCGGACTCGACGACGCCGCCTTTCGCGCAGTTTTCACAGGCTCGCCCATCAAACGGATCGGGCGCGCCCGCTTCCTGCGCAATGTCCTCATCGCCATCGGCAATAGCGGCGACGCATCCCTCGCGCCCGAAGCCGAGCGCCTGTTGAACGACCCGGAGCCTTTGCTGCGCGGCGCGGCGGTCTGGGCGCTTTCCCGGCTCGCGCCACAACGCCTCGTTGCATTGCAACCTTTTTTTGTCTCTGAAACGGATGAAACCGTTCGCGAGGAATGGGCAAAAGAGACACACTGGGCGAAAAAATAATGCGTCCCGAAGATTCGTGCGCCGCAGCACGCTTGCCGTTAGCCGATTCGAACTAATCTTGAGTCATGGGCGCCGATTCAGCCCGCTCGCCGGCTACTGGAATGATCAGCTTCTCGAGAAGACCCGCCGAAGACCCAGCCGAGGAGGCCGCGCGCCTCCTGTTGCGGCTCGGCGTGTTCTTGCTCTTCGTAATCTCCCTGCTGGCGCCGATCCTCGCGCGGCAGACGGTCTATATTCTCCTGCCCATCGGCGCGGCGCTGCTGCTGGCTTCGGCGACGCTTTCCACGAGCAGCCGCGCCGGCGGTTCGCTCCGCGCCCTCGTCGCCTCGCCGCCCGTCTGGGCCGCGCTCCTGCTCGGCGCCTGGGCCGGCGTGTCGCTGATCTGGACGCCTTTCGAAGGTCCCGCCGAGCGTTTCGCCAAGGCGGCGGCCACAATGGCGATGGTCGCGGCGGCGGCGGGGTTCATGCCGCTGCGCACCAAGACCTCCAATCTCAACCTCCTGCCGATCGGCGTCGGCGTCGCGGCGGTCGCGCTCGCCGCGATCACATTGTTGTTGGCGCCCAAATATTCGATCGACGACATTCTCGACGTCAGCCCGCTCGGCCGGGCCGGGCTGGGCCTCGCGCTCCTCGTCTGGCCGGCCATGGGCGCGCTCGCCGTGCGCGGCCGGTGGATCACGGCGGGGGCCCTGGGGCTCGCCACCTATTTCGCCTGCATCATCGCCAATGCGCCAAACGCCCTGCCGGCGCTTCTGGGCGGCGCCGTCGTCTTTTTCGCGTCTTTCGGACGGGTGCGGCCGGCGTCGAAGGTTCTGGCCGCTCTCATGGCGGCGATCGTGCTGGCGGCTCCCGCGGCCGCGCTCGCGACCCATTTCATCTGGCCCGAACAGGCCCCCGCCTTCTTCCGTCACCTGGCCTTTTGGGGCCATATGATCGCAAGCGACGGGTGGCGCACGCTGCTCGGCCACGGCTTCGGCTCGGCCACCTGGAGCGTGCTTCAGGGCTATCTGCCGCACGCGACCCCGCGCAGCCTCATCTTCCAGATCTGGTTCGATCTCGGCGCGCTCGGCGCTGCGGCGCTGGCGCTCGTGATCGCCCGCGCAGCCCTCGAAGTCGGGCAGTCCCGACCGGCGCTCGCGCCTTTCCTCCTCGGCGGCGTCGCGGCGGGTTTCGTCATCTGCCTGCTCGGACCGGCGGCGGAGCAGCTCTGGTGGCTGACGCTTGCGGGGCTCGACGCCATCGCCTTCGCTCTGGTAATGCGCGGTCAGTTCCGCAAGCGCCGTCCGGTTCTGCCGATCGGCTTCGGCGCCGCCCAGGCGGACGACGCCGCGTAAAGTAAGAGAAATTCCTTGGCCGAATATCCAACGCTCACCAATGCGGTCGAGCCGCTTGCCCTCGGCGACGCCGTCGTCGCCGGCGCCTGGCTCGGCGACGCGCCCGCTTATGCGCTCGCCGACGGCGCGCTCGTCCTCGGCGGCGATGCCGAAAGCCGCCGCGTGGCGGCGCATCCCGACGCCGCGATCCTCGTCGTCGCGAGCGACGGCAGGCGCCTCGTCACCGGCGGCGACGACGGCCGCGTCGTCGCCACGGACGCCAGCGGCGACACGGAGACCATCGCCGACGAAAAGGGCAGATGGATCGACGCGCTCGCGCTGCATGAGGGGGCCGTCGCATGGTCGGCGGGGAAAAGCGTGCGCGCGCGCTCGGCCAAGGGCGAGACGAAATCGATCGAGCTGCCCTCGACCTGCCGGGGCCTCGCCTTCTTCCCCAAAGGCTACCGCCTCGCCGCCGCGCACTATAATGGCGCGACCCTTTGGTTCCCCAACGCCGGCAAGCCGGAGCCGCTCGGCTGGAACGGCTCGCATCTCGACGCCACGATCTCGCCGGACGGGCGGTTTCTGATCACCTCCATGCAGGAGAATACGCTGCATGGCTGGCGCGTCGCCGACGGCAAGCATATGCGCATGGCGGGCTATCCGAGCAAGACGCGCAGCTTCTCCTGGTCCTTCGACGGCAAATGGCTCGCGACCTCGGGGGCCGACGCCTGCATCATCTGGCCCTTTTCCGGCAAGGACGGCCCGATGGGCCAGCAGCCCCGCGAATGCGGCGTGCGGGTCAACGTCCCCGTGACGCGCGTCGCTTTCCATCCCGGCGCGATGGTCGTCGCAATGGGTTTCGACGACGGGCTCGTGATGCTTGCACGGATCACCGACGGTTCGGAAATATTGGTGCGCCGCCCGGCGGAGGAGTCCAAGAACGCCCGCATCAGCGCTCTGGCGTGGGACGCCAAGGGCGCAAGGCTGCTCTTTGGCGCAGAGAATGGCGACGCGGGAATGCTGACGCTGCCGAAAGCTTAGGGTCGCCAGATAATCTCTCCCGCCCGCTCCGGCGGCCAAGCCATCACCGCCGCCTTCAGGCGCAACGCCTTCGCGCTCGCCGTCCGCCCTTCGGCGAGATAGCGGCGGATCGCCTCGCCTGCATCGGCGCCCTCTGCGGGTATGCACCGCCACAGCACATCGACCCGCCGCCCTTCGTATCGCAGCGGATCGAGCGGGCTTCGTCCGAATTTCGACCGGCCGAAATCCGCCGTGAAAGGCTTGCGGTTCCACAGCCGCGCCTCGGGGCGGCGCGCAAAAAACGCCCAGATGTCGAAATCGTGCACGCCGTCGCTCGCGGCGGGCTCAAGATAGTGATCCGCCGCGCCTTGACAGAGGCACAGGCCCAGAAGACGGCCCTCGTAGAGCGCGCGCTTGTGCGGATGCTTGTCGAAAGCGGCGTCGATGCGCGCGAGGGCCAAT
The nucleotide sequence above comes from Methylocystis parvus OBBP. Encoded proteins:
- the cysT gene encoding sulfate ABC transporter permease subunit CysT codes for the protein MTSSTVAGRDARRFTAPSVIPGFGLTFGYTLFYLALVVLIPLATLIWRSSELGLSGLYQIAMEPRVAAALRTTFLISFGAAVVDLVFGLVVAWVLTRYDFFGRRLLDAFVDLPFALPTAVAGISLAALYAPNGWFGEALARYDIKIAYTRWGILVALIFIGLPFVVRTVQPIISELEVELEEASATLGAARLQTVVRVLLPPLVPALLTGFALAFARAIGEYGSVIFIAGNIAYVSEIAPLLIVVKLEQYDVAGATGIATIMLAFSFAALLAINLAQAWSRRRYGHV
- the tam gene encoding trans-aconitate 2-methyltransferase, giving the protein MIDAELIPSAARDWDSDLYLKFEEERTRAARDLLARIPYCETRRVFDLGCGPGNSTELLTRSFPGAETVGVDMSDNMLAVARIRVPAATFVKEDIAHWEPPAPADVIFANATLHFLRDHRSVIERLLGSLRPGGRLAVQMPDNTYEPSHAAMRMVAADGPWADRLVPVAKSLTVIGQPEEYYDIFAPLSGEIDIWKTVYIHPLDGPEGVVEWFEGSGLRPFLDLLNPDETVDFLARYRERLAQAYPRQPNGKVLLRYPRLFFVLRK
- the cysW gene encoding sulfate ABC transporter permease subunit CysW codes for the protein MSDTVRGFLPLARPGRKAASVTQDSTFARYLLIAVAVAFLSLFLFAPLAVVFVEAAAKGAGAFFEAFEEPDARAAIALTLMVASVAVPANLIFGIAAAWSIAKFSFPGKSLLITLIDLPFSVSPVVAGLVYVLLYGSQGLLGGWLAAHGLQIIFAVPGIVLATVFVTFPFVARELIPLMQEQGSVEEEAALTLGASGFTTFRTVTLPNIKWGLLYGVLLCNARAMGEFGAVSVVSGHIRGLTNTIPLQVEILYNEYNNVAAFALAVLLASLALVTLGVKTFLEWRHADALSARGRKH
- a CDS encoding ArsC/Spx/MgsR family protein; the protein is MANVIFYEKPGCASNAKQKALLLASGHQVDSRNLLTEPWCASSLRPYFGSKPVPEWFNAASPRVKSGEVKPDAVNPQEAIMMMIMDPGLIRRPLMRVGDHCEAGFDPAAVGRWIGLQSSDDVNDRCAMDAA
- a CDS encoding glutathione S-transferase family protein, with the protein product MPLLYHYPLCPHSRFVRLILAEYGIGAELIEERAADRRPEFLALDPAGRTPVLIDDDGAIVPSAVIAEYLDEAFGPARGAQRLLPEEKRARIETRRLVDWFNVKFFEEVTGWLVTEKVYKRFSPQGGAPDMDLVRVARANIRHHMRYIGYLTSTRNWLAGDRLSYADFAAAAHLSCADYLGDVPWDEDESAKHWYQRVKSRPAFRPLLADRAPGMTPGPVYAELDF
- a CDS encoding DUF1488 family protein yields the protein MPLEAIDCEVVREMNGFSFAMRVAGTQQTVRVFVADDALEADDQAEEEELRSQFESDRGALEAVASEKYCRGRVAADGVVAISLSDVTRFIE
- a CDS encoding sulfate/molybdate ABC transporter ATP-binding protein → MAAHGFAIRVEGVEQDFGDFPALRDVFLDIQPGELVALLGPSGSGKTTLLRVIAGLNTPDRGHVYFDGTDATRLPVQDRRVGFVFQNYALFKHMTVADNIAYGLNVRPRRSRPSRDAIAVRVEELLQFVQLDGLGSRYPAQLSGGQRQRVALARALAIEPRVLLLDEPFGALDARVRKDLRRWLREVHKETGLTTIFVTHDQDEAMELADRVVVLNQGGIEQVGTPAQLYDQPASPFVISFVGEAVALPVMVGDGHVTFGGRQLHIDTHGLHNGPARVFFRPADIAVAAEGAGELEGRVESLRRTPAGVRATIAIDGYDQTLEIDSPLESAAALGDRVPLSLSKARIFPASEAAGYLDVGEGI
- the queG gene encoding tRNA epoxyqueuosine(34) reductase QueG, with product MDTKGVIRAKGAIRARALSLGFDACRFASAEADPLQAERLREWLDIGAHGDMAWMAETAERRAAPGALWPDVRSVVMLGMNYGPADDPLAALDRRGAGAISVYARNRDYHDLIKGRLKELAAFIIKRAGGGDVKVFVDTAPVMEKPLAQRAGLGWQGKHTNLVSREFGSWLFLGAIFTDIALDPDPDERDHCGSCRNCLEACPTQAFVAPYQLDARRCVSYLTIEHKGPIPREFRHAIGNRIYGCDDCLAVCPWNKFAQASREAKLAPRADLESPPLAELAGLDDAAFRAVFTGSPIKRIGRARFLRNVLIAIGNSGDASLAPEAERLLNDPEPLLRGAAVWALSRLAPQRLVALQPFFVSETDETVREEWAKETHWAKK
- a CDS encoding sulfate ABC transporter substrate-binding protein, producing the protein MHQGRGRLRSILRAVSFAGVAIGAVWGASAQAGQPLLNVSYDPTRELYKQINPAFAASWKSKTGEAVEVQASHAGSGAQARAVIDGLGADVVTLALAADIDTIANKTGKIPADWQKRLPNNSSPYTSTIVFLVRKGNPKAIKDWDDLAKPGVAVITPNPKTSGGARWNFLGAWAFGLKKFGGDEGKTKEFVKAIYKNAPVLDTGARGSTITFAQRGLGDVLIAWENEAFLALKEFGADKFEIVAPKLSILAEPPVAIVDGNADAKGNRKLAEAYLNFLYTPEAQAIIAKNFYRPAHPEHAAKDDLKNLPKIEFVTVDKAFGGWSAAQKKFFADGGVFDDIQK
- a CDS encoding SIMPL domain-containing protein, whose product is MIRVFLALSLLFAAAAARAESLKDSVSNVTVVGEAIEEVAPDRAILRFGVVTERPTAIAASTDNAHTVDAIIAELKAAGVPDADMQTQGVSLAPVAAEERDPKGKSRTVQTFRASNSLAVTVTPVEKAGDVIGRVIDKGANSVEGVDYDHSDLDKKRDELRAKAVKDAERRARIYAEAAGLRLGRIIEIRPQDESGPVPAMAARIAAAAPAAAPAPLRPGAQRVAERVSIVWALTR